The genomic region GGGCGTCCTGCTCAACCGGACCAGCCGCCTTTAAAATCGGCATGACTGCGCGTAAGAAGTCCAGATACTGTGCCTGATTAGATAGGTTCTTACCAGAACGGGCCTGGTTGACCAAGAACTCAACCGGGGTCAAAATTCCCTGCTCCAGCGCCTTTTTCAGGGCTGGCAGGCCGCGCTCCCGCCGCATCTCGTCCGGGTCCAAATTATCGGGCAGGCTAATTATCCCAATTTCTAACTGGGGCGCCCGTTCCCGAATTAACTCGATGCTGCGCTTGGTTGCATTTTGACCGGCTTCATCGCCATCGTAAGCCAGTAGAATGCGGTCGGCCATCTTACTAAGCCGGCGGACATGGTCCTGGGTCAAAGCGGTTCCCATAGTGGCGACCCCTAAGTGATCACCGGCCATGTTAGCCGAAATCACATCCATGAAACCTTCAAAAATCATGGCGGTCCGGGCCTGGCGGATACTGGACTTAGCCAAATCTAAGTTATAGAGCAGCTTCCCCTTATCAAAGAAAGGACTCTCAGGACTGTTCATGTACTTAATCCGATTATCCGGGTCAAGGGAACGACCAGAAAAGCCAACGACCTGGCCATTTTCATTCTTAATGGGCCACACCACCCGACCACCGAAGCGGTCCCGGTCCTGACCAGCCTCGTTTTTGATGAACAGGTTACTGGTATCAATGACCTTGCTATCGACCTTTTGCTCCTGGGCATAACGCCAAAGCGCATTATCGGTCGGGGCAAAGCCAATGCCATACTCCTCAATCACGGCCGGGTCTAGCTGGCGTTCTTCGGTCAGATAGTGAAGGGCCTTCTCCCCCGCTGTCGTGTGCAAGAGAATGTGCTGATAGAGCCGTTGGGCGTCAGTATGCAACTGGTAAACCGCCTGGAAGCGTTGGTCGGCCCGGCTGCGGCCGGCGTTCTCATAACTCGGATCAACACTGAGTCCAGCACTCTCGGCCAGGTTCAAGATGGCTTGCGGATAAGTCAGCCCCTCCTTGTCCATGATAAAGGAAAAGACGGTCCCGGAACGGCCACAGGAGAAACAGTGAAAGACCTGCTTCTCCTCGTTAACGAAGAGTGACGGGTGGCGGTCCTCGTGGAAGGGACAGGAGCCATTCCACTGCCGGCCCCGCTTAACCAGCTGCGTGTACTGCCCAATCACATCCACAATATTTACTTTTTGACGGACTTCATCAATGAAGGCTTGCGGAATTCGTTGGGCCATGCCACCTTCCCTTCAAAACAAGAAAAGTCGCAAACCCAGCGTTGCGACTATTGACGAATTAACTACACTATATGATACGTTTTTGGGGCAATTTTGTCAAGGGGTGCCTGCAGTTTAAAATCGCTCAAGAACAGGCCCTTTAACAATTTCATTTTTATGCTGCCCTGGATTATGTTAACTAGAATCGCTAATCAGTTTGCTCAAATATTCCTAAATGTAAGCGCTTGCAAAACAGAAAAATTTTGCTAAACTAAAAAAGAAATAGCGCGATGTTTCAATTAAAAATTTATTTCTGGAGGTTCATTCCAATGTTTTCATTTTTGCAGCCGGCCGCCCCTGCGGCCCGAAAGGTTCCCCCGAGTCAAGTTGCTAGCAGTTACCGCCTGCACCAGGTTGGAGTCCTAATTTCTTTGTCCTTAGGCTATATTGGCTACTACATTATCCGCCTGATTTTTGCTACCGAACAAAATGACATCATGGCCCAGTACGGTTTTACTACCGCTGAAATCGGCCTGGTCCTCTCCTGCTTTGGGATTGGTTACGGCACGTCTAAGTTACTGATGGGTGCTTTAGCTGATAAGAGTCACACGACTAGATATCTAGCAACCGGGCTGATTATTTCAGCCATCTTAAACATCGGCCTGGGTTCAACTAAGAACCTGTACCTGATGATGCTCCTGATGCTGATTATGTCGGTAGCCCAGGGCATGGGCGGCGCGGCCTGCCAACGGGGCATTCAGCTTTGGTGGGGTAAAAAGTGGCGTGGTACCATCTATGCCATCTGGGCTTCGGCCCACAATGCCGGTGCCTTTGCCTGCGTGGCCGTGGTCCAAATCGCTACCTTCTTTTTCACCGGGTCGATTGCAGCCGTCTTCTACACGGCCTCCGCGGTCTCAATCTTGATTGCCATCTTGGTTCTGATTTTAGGGACCGACCGGCCGGAAGCGGTCGGCCTACCCAACGTGGCTAAGTACACCGGTGATAAGGTAGTTTTGAGTGATGGTCAGCTCAGTGAAGATGATCAGACTGACCAGCCAATGATGGCCGTCTTTATCCAGTACATCCTTAAGAACCCGATGGTCTGGGCGATTGCCCTGACCTCGATGTCCCTGTACATTGTTCGTTACGGGATTATGAGCTGGATTCCCAGCTACCTAGTTGAAAACAAGGGCTTCTCGGCTGATTTTGCTAAGTGGTTGATTGGTATTTTCGAACTAGCGGCCGTACCCGGTGTAATTTTGATTGGCCTGATTTCAGACCTGCTCAAGGACCGTCGGGGGCTGGTTTGCCTGGTCTCAGTCATTGGCCTAATTGGTTGCCTAATGACCTACTTCACCAGTACGAACCATGGTCTCATCGTCGTCACCCTCTTTATCATGGGTACACTCATCTATGCGCCCCTGGCCCTGGTCGGCCTGATGGTTAACGAGGCCGTGCCTAAGTTTGCCGTAGGCACCTCGACTGGTTTTACTGGTTTCTTCCAGTATATTTTTGGTGAAACCCTGGCAACGGCTCTGATTGGCATCCTGGTACACCACTACGGCTGGATTGCCAGTGACATTGTCCTCTACTCGGCCGCTGGTCTGTCCGTCCTCCTGCTGATTTACATCACGATTAAGGAAGCCCGTGACCAGAAACGGGCCCGTCAAAGGACATAAATAAAAGCCACCCGCGACTAACGGGTGGCTTTTTTATGAATCATTTTTCAGCAATCTGGAAGGCCTGTTCCAAATCCGCAATCAAGTCTTCGGGATCTTCTAAGCCAACTGACAGGCGAACCAGGCTAGGTGTAATCCCCACCTTTTCCCGCTCGGCCACTGGCAGTTCGACGTGGGTCATAAAGTATGGCAGCTCAATCAAACTTTCAACTGAACCAAGGCTCACAGCCAGCCAAATCAACTTGGTGTTGTTGACCAACTTCTTGGGATCAATCCGGTCGTTAACTTCAAAGCTAATCACGCCACCCGAGCCCTTGAGCTCATCTTTGGCAACGTCGGCATCCCCAAAGCGGCCGGGATAGTAAATTCGGTTAATGAAATCCGACTTGGTCTCCAAGTAGTCGAGCACCTTCTTGGCATTTTGCACGTGACGGTCCAAGCGCACCGACAAAGTCTTAATGCCACGAATAACCAGCATACAGTCTTC from Leuconostocaceae bacterium ESL0723 harbors:
- the dnaG gene encoding DNA primase, whose translation is MAQRIPQAFIDEVRQKVNIVDVIGQYTQLVKRGRQWNGSCPFHEDRHPSLFVNEEKQVFHCFSCGRSGTVFSFIMDKEGLTYPQAILNLAESAGLSVDPSYENAGRSRADQRFQAVYQLHTDAQRLYQHILLHTTAGEKALHYLTEERQLDPAVIEEYGIGFAPTDNALWRYAQEQKVDSKVIDTSNLFIKNEAGQDRDRFGGRVVWPIKNENGQVVGFSGRSLDPDNRIKYMNSPESPFFDKGKLLYNLDLAKSSIRQARTAMIFEGFMDVISANMAGDHLGVATMGTALTQDHVRRLSKMADRILLAYDGDEAGQNATKRSIELIRERAPQLEIGIISLPDNLDPDEMRRERGLPALKKALEQGILTPVEFLVNQARSGKNLSNQAQYLDFLRAVMPILKAAGPVEQDAQLSQLSAEFGTDKTALKQQLDQTQLPSTKASRPKRPKSEYQPRVSDDPLAPIDEPVPDPFGDAASNPPVISRVERAERGLLMAMIKSPAVMNQVKSIAGFAFVHPDYQLLLMLVDVYQAEYGADFDLAQFMDFIQKPELNQKLLAMDQEFGGFTIAQEAIQDYLRIIMTEAPLDAAVDRLTQAIRLAKQQHDDRKLVELTTELINLKRQMQTK
- a CDS encoding MFS transporter — protein: MFSFLQPAAPAARKVPPSQVASSYRLHQVGVLISLSLGYIGYYIIRLIFATEQNDIMAQYGFTTAEIGLVLSCFGIGYGTSKLLMGALADKSHTTRYLATGLIISAILNIGLGSTKNLYLMMLLMLIMSVAQGMGGAACQRGIQLWWGKKWRGTIYAIWASAHNAGAFACVAVVQIATFFFTGSIAAVFYTASAVSILIAILVLILGTDRPEAVGLPNVAKYTGDKVVLSDGQLSEDDQTDQPMMAVFIQYILKNPMVWAIALTSMSLYIVRYGIMSWIPSYLVENKGFSADFAKWLIGIFELAAVPGVILIGLISDLLKDRRGLVCLVSVIGLIGCLMTYFTSTNHGLIVVTLFIMGTLIYAPLALVGLMVNEAVPKFAVGTSTGFTGFFQYIFGETLATALIGILVHHYGWIASDIVLYSAAGLSVLLLIYITIKEARDQKRARQRT